Below is a window of Fulvitalea axinellae DNA.
GACACTGGTCCGAAAATTCAGGGGTATTATAGATATGAGCATCCACGCTTGACCGTTCAATTTTTCCAATCTAGGTGAGGCAAACTCGGAAGCTTGACATAAGTTTGGTTGTGACTAACGCTTCCGGAGCGTCGGACACTTTAAAAAGGGAGAGCTAAGTACATCCAGTAGAATAGCTTATTTTTTTGGGGAAGAATGCTTGAAGATTTAATCTATTGAATTATACGGCTTTGCCTTGCCTTCGAGCAGTCTCTTTACGCTTTACTATTTACTTTGTACTATCTATATAGGGTTTACTGAAAAAGCCCAGAGGGCTACCCAGCTAGGATATTTTGCCAGACAGTCTTTTCCTGTTTCTTTTCGCCGTCTTGAAGCCATATCCCGTATTTCCAGCTCAAGAAAACAAGGTCAAAAAAGATTTCGCTCTGAAATCTTTTCAAGTTGGCCACGAAGAAAATGCAGGCGATCCATGAAAGCGAAGTGTCCGCTCTCCTTGCCTGTATTTTGTCCAATCCGTGTCCCCGTTTCACTTCCCCGAATTTTCCTTCCGCCCTGCTCCGGTGCCGTTGGTGAAGCGTCCGGTTTTCCTTGCGTTCCCTGATTTTTTCGGGACTTGAGGGAGGCCTTCCCAACGGGGAGCCCACGAATTCCACACCCGCGCCGGACATGGTCTGCCGGGCGTTCCTGTTTCCGTAAATCTTGTCCCCGACGAATTTGCCGAGCTTCATTTCCGGGTTTCTCTCCCCGAAACTGTCGATGTGCCCGCGGATCACTTCCGCGTCACCCTCGTAGTAAGCGTCCCATTGCGCCTTGTCCAGATAGGAATAGCCTTCGTGAAGGCTTACGGACAATTTGGCGCCGAACTCGGTGTCGCTTCCGTTTTTGCCCCGGACTATCGGCCGGACATGGGGCTGGAAGACGTTCACGATGCGGCCGTCCACCCTGTTGGCACCGGTCTCCAGCATGAGCGACTGTTGCCTGGCGATTTCGTGAAGCACCATCAGAATCTTCAAAAACCTGCTTTTTAGGCGTATAACGCCCTTGTTGGCCTCTATGAGGCTGTCGATATGCCGTAGGTTCCGTTCCAGATAATTCAGCTGTCGGCGTGCGCACACGCGCCAGAATTCGGCTCCTTTCCTCTTTTTTCTCGTCGCCCCGACATATTCCCTATGGGCTTTATCCCGGTAAGTCCGGGGCTTTTTGGATAAACCGGAATCCCTGGCGACGGGCCAAAGGAGGTCGATGATTTTCTCCGACTGCACCCTCGCCGTAGCCAACAGCCCAAGGTCCGTGGGGTATGGAATCTCTTGCGGCGCCACCGTCGCGTCGCAGGAGACAACCCGCTTGTCATCTTCGGCGTCCCCGGAATGCCCGTCTTTGGACCCTTCATCCCGATCGCCCTCCGCAATACGGATCCCCTCGTGTTGCAAAAGCGAACTCATCCTGTTAAAATCCCCGTACCCGAGCCGCTTGCGGACCGTCGTGAACAGCGAAGGGTCAAAGGCCTTTTCCGTGGTGAACGAGCCGAGTCCCACGAAATACTGGAGATACGGATTTTCTTTGATTTGTTCTATCGCCTCGGCGTCCGAAACGTTCAGCTTATGCTTCACGATCAGCGCGCCGATGACCAGCCGGGCCGGTTTGCACGGACTGCCCTTGCCCGTCGACATTTTCGATTCGTAGACCAAACCCAATTCCGCCCAGGGGATGGAGTTGGCCAACTTCACCCATCTGTTTTCCGGGTTAAGGCGCCCTATTTCCGGGTCCAAAAAACCTTCTATACTCAATTGCGAGGAACTTGTCTTGATCATAGGTGCAAGGGAAAAAATGCTCTCAGTCCTTTCTATGGCCAATTTACGAATATTCCCTGTGCTTTGGAAAGGGAAACAAGCTACCTAATCCACTGATAATCTTGTGGTTTTTACTTTTTCAGTAAACCCTATATAGGTGTAAATTATGATCCCTACACACCGAAAGGCGCGTCAGTTTCTTGGTGCGACTTCATTTTTTTGAAGCGTAAAAATGAACCACATGACGCTTTTGAGTTTGTGAGTTTCCTGTTTTTTTGATGCGAAAAAATGTGACAGGCCCCGCAAATGCTTGAAATTAAGCTTTGGACAGGCTTGGCGTGGGCCGACATCGCGAGTTTTACTTTTTACTTTGCGTCCAAGTCTATAATTTTGGTCCGATTTGCGAAAGCGAATGGGAATGCGTATCCTGAGGGCGTTTCCATTCACATCGTTTTCAAATACATAAACTTTATACCTACACTCAATTATGGGCAGAAGATTGGCGGGCGTTGTAACGCTTTTCATTTTATGGGTAAATGTGGCTTTGGGACAAAGTCCGGTGGATAGCCCTTCCGAGTTTTTGGGCTATGATCTAGGCGATCGTTTTACGCCTCATTACCGTGTAGTGGAATATTTTAGGCATGTGGCCAAATATATGCCTTCGCACGTAAAGCTGAAGGAATACGGTCATACATACGAAGGGCGCCCGCTGATATTGGCGTTTGTGGGTTCCTCCGAAAAAATCCAGAACATAGAGGATATAAGACGGGACAATCTGATTAGGGCCGGAATAAAAAAAGAAAGTCTGGTGCGTCCGCAAGACACCACGGCTTTGGTTTGGCTGAGTTATAATGTCCACGGTAACGAGGCGAGCTCGTCGGAAGCGGCGATGAAGACGCTCCATTCGTTGACCAACTCGTTTGTAACCCGCGGAAACAATAGCGAGGTTTGGCATGAGAATACTTTGGTGATCATCGACCCTTGTCTGAATCCCGACGGACGCGATCGTTACGTTAATTGGCAGATGCAGAAGGCGGGGTTTCCTAACAACACGGCTTTGGACGCCGTGGAACACCATGAGCCTTGGCCCGGAGGAAGGACAAACCATTATCTTTTTGACCTGAACAGGGACTGGTCCTGGCAAACACAAGAGGAAAGCCGTGCCCGGGTAACGGAATATAACCGTTGGTTGCCTCAGGTTCATGTCGATTTTCACGAACAGGGTGTGGACAGCCCTTATTATTTCGCTCCGGCGGCCGAGCCTTTGCATGAGGATATCACCGCTTGGCAAAAGGAATTTCAGCGCAAAGTGGGCGAAGCCAACGCCAAGGTATTTGACAAACACGGCTGGCTGTATTTCACGGGTGAAAGCTTTGACTTGCTTTACCCCGGCTACGGCGATACTTACCCGACATACAACGGCGCTATCGGCATGACTTACGAGCAGGCCGGACATACGACATCAAGTACAGGAGTAGATCAAGAAAACGGTAATATTCTGAAGTTATCGGATCGTATAGAGCACCATTACGCTTCGGGCTTGGCTACGGTACGCGTTAGCGCCGAAAACGCTCCGAAGTTGGTGACGGAATTTCAGCGTTATTTCCGTGAATCGGAGACCAGCCCTAAAGGAAAGTACAAAGCATACGTGGTAAGCGGGCAGAACGATCCCGTAAAAATGGAGGAGCTTGTGGATCTGTTGGATCGCGAAGGTATCCGTTATGGCGGACCTTTGGTGAAAAAGCCCGTAAGAGGCTTCGACTACCGCTTCAACAAATCCAAGGAAGCCATTAACCTTCATCCCGGCGATTTGGTGATTTCGGCTTATCAGCCCAAGTCCCGGATGCTGAAGATCTTGTTTGAGCCCCGCACTTTCGTCGCCGATTCGGTTACTTATGACATTACGGCCTGGTCCATTCCTTACGCTTATGACCTTGACGCTTGGGCGATCACCAATAAAATGTTTGTGAGCCAGCTCCCGCCTAAATTTAACAAGCCAAGGGAAAAGCAAGTGTTCCGTCCTGACGCCTACGCTTATGTGGTGGAATGGAAAAATATTGAGGACGCCCGTTTGTTGGCCGAAGTTCTGGGACATGGCGTCAAGGTCCGTTACGCCCGTAAGCCGTTTGCTGTAAACGGTAAAAATTATAAGGCTGGCACTGTTATCATAAGCCGTGAAGACAATCGCCATATCGGAGAGGCTTTGGGGAAAACGATTTGGGACCTAAATGGAAAATACGGCGACAAGCTTAGGGCGGTGGATACCGGCTTTACGGAACAAGGTATCGACTTTGGGTCAAGCTCTATGGTCTTTGGTAAATCTCCTAAAGTGGCTCTGCTAGGCGGACAGGGTATAGACCCCAATCGTTTCGGCGAATTATGGCATTACTTCGAACGGAATTTGGCCTATCCGGTCACCGTTCTAGATACGGATTATTTCGCCAAGGTAAATTTGGATTCGTATGATGTCCTGATTCTTCCCGATGGCTATTACTCTTCCACATTGGGCGGAAACGGTTCCGAGCGCATACGAGATTGGGTGTCGGACGGCGGAAAGCTGATCGCTATCCAAGGAGCTGTCGAAGCTTTGGTGTCGGACGGAAAGTTTGGCTTAAAGGAATACATGGACAAGTCCGAGGAGGACAAAGCGAATAAGCGCAAGAGCGATCTGGAAAAAGCGGATCTTTTGGCGCCTTACGCAGGACGTGAGCGACGCTGGATTCGCTCTTACTTGGCCGGCGCTATTTACAAAGTGCGTCTGGACAACACCCACCCGTTGGCTTACGGATACCCGACACACTACTTTACGATGAAAACCGATTCGCACCGCGTGGCGTACTTGGAAGACGGCTGGAACGTGGCTACGATCGGCTCATCCAAAGATCTTGTAAGCGGTTTTGTCGGCTCGGATATTAAGCCGTTGATCGGTGAGACTTTGGTGGCCGGCGTAATGCCGATGGGAAGAGGCAAAGTGGTTTGTTTTGTTGACGATCCGGTATTTCGGGGGTTCTGGAAAAACGGCGAGTTGATGTTGGCCAACGCTATTTTTATGGTTGGCAATTAAAAACTGGAGCGAAGCGAAAAGCTGTTCCGAATAGAAAAACGGAGTGTTTAGAGATTGATGAGGCCAGACACTCCGTTTTTACTTTTGTTGTGAATTCTTCTTTTCCAAAAGGCTTGGTTTGGCAACAGAAAAGGTATACCCATGATGGAATATCTCATCTTCTCGGTTTTATTTTGGCGATGATATTTTTTTGCGTCTAAACTCTTTTTTTACCGCATAGCACCTGTATGTATGCGATTATTTTCTTGTTTAAGTATTTTTATGCCGAAAATTCACTAAGATCATGTTTTTGTAGATTTTAATGATATTTTTATTTTCAAAAAAGAAAATAAGTTTTGTGTATTTTGGGGAAGTCTATGCAAAACATAATTCCTTTAGATTTTGTTGGATTGAGTTGGAACTATAAAAATACCAAGACTCATATTTTTGTGCGGAGAGAGAATAAGGGAAAAACTCCCGATTTGACCGCGAATTTTACCTAGTAGTAGTTAGCGAGAAATGATGAAAGAGACTTTGATTTTGCCATCGAAGAGTGGCAAGGATATCTTGATGGATGTGAGGGGACCGGAGGTGAGAGTGGACTGTCCTGTCATTGTTTTTGTACACGGGTTTAAAGGTTATAAAGACTGGGGAGCGTTTAATCTGGTGGCCGATTTTTTTGCGGAGAAAGGTTTTGTGTTTGTGAAGTTCAATTTGGCCTGGAACGGCACCACTCCCGAAGATCCTACCGAATTTACGGACTTGGATAGCTTCGGCAATAATAATATCAGCAAAGAGCTTTTGGATATCGATACCGTACTGGATTATGTCCACGGCGGAAAAATAGATGGCGTTGATACGGAAAATATTACCCTAATGGGCCATAGTCGTGGTGGTGGCGACGTTATACTTAAAACCGCCGAAGACAACAGGGTAAGTCGCGCGATCACTTGGGCGACGATATCTAGAGTGACCAATTTTCTGAGTCGTTCGGTTCTTGAGGAGATGGATCTGAAAGGCCATGTGTATATACTGAACGGCAGAACAATGCAGGAAATGCCGATATACAGGCAGTTTGTGGAGGACTTGGTTCAAAACGCAGAAACCTTGGATATAGAAAAGGCCATGGGGGAGATCCGGGTTCCGGTTTTGCTGTGCCACGGTACGGACGACGAAGCTGTTTCGGCATCGGCATCGGAACTGTTGTACGAAGATTCCTCATGTGCGGAGCTGTTTATGCTTGAAGGGGCGAACCATACCTTCGGAATGAAGGAGCCCTGGACGGAAAAAGAGTTGCCGGATTTGACCAAACAACTGGTGGAGCGCTGTCTGGAATTTATTGAGAAGGGATAACAGGTACATGTTATAGGATAATATCATGCGTTGTCTTATTTTGTGGATATACAAAGTAATTGAGGTCCAAAATTAGGTTGCGGTGCAGCTTTAAACACCCGGATATTTTATGAGACATCTTTTCGTTTGCCTGCTTTTGTTGTTGCCATTGGCCAGCACAGCCCAAAAAATGACCTTTGTTCAGAACGGGGTGGCATCTTTCTACCATAATAAGTTTAATGGCAGGAAAACGGCGAACGGAGAGATTTTCTCCAATAAAAAGATGACGGCCGCACACCTTAGCTTGCCTTTCAATACTCTGGTAAGGGTCACAAACAAGAAGAATAACAAGAGCGTGACCGTCCGGATAAATGACCGTGGCCCCTACGCCAAAGGCCGAATCATTGATTTGAGCCATGTAGCGGCTTCGAGGTTAGGGTTTGTGCAGGACGGTACGGCGCAGGTTCGTGTCGAGGTTGTTTCTTCACCAGGAGGTAACAAGCCGGCTCCTGTGGCCAGCGGTGGTGGTAAG
It encodes the following:
- a CDS encoding M14 family metallopeptidase, whose protein sequence is MGRRLAGVVTLFILWVNVALGQSPVDSPSEFLGYDLGDRFTPHYRVVEYFRHVAKYMPSHVKLKEYGHTYEGRPLILAFVGSSEKIQNIEDIRRDNLIRAGIKKESLVRPQDTTALVWLSYNVHGNEASSSEAAMKTLHSLTNSFVTRGNNSEVWHENTLVIIDPCLNPDGRDRYVNWQMQKAGFPNNTALDAVEHHEPWPGGRTNHYLFDLNRDWSWQTQEESRARVTEYNRWLPQVHVDFHEQGVDSPYYFAPAAEPLHEDITAWQKEFQRKVGEANAKVFDKHGWLYFTGESFDLLYPGYGDTYPTYNGAIGMTYEQAGHTTSSTGVDQENGNILKLSDRIEHHYASGLATVRVSAENAPKLVTEFQRYFRESETSPKGKYKAYVVSGQNDPVKMEELVDLLDREGIRYGGPLVKKPVRGFDYRFNKSKEAINLHPGDLVISAYQPKSRMLKILFEPRTFVADSVTYDITAWSIPYAYDLDAWAITNKMFVSQLPPKFNKPREKQVFRPDAYAYVVEWKNIEDARLLAEVLGHGVKVRYARKPFAVNGKNYKAGTVIISREDNRHIGEALGKTIWDLNGKYGDKLRAVDTGFTEQGIDFGSSSMVFGKSPKVALLGGQGIDPNRFGELWHYFERNLAYPVTVLDTDYFAKVNLDSYDVLILPDGYYSSTLGGNGSERIRDWVSDGGKLIAIQGAVEALVSDGKFGLKEYMDKSEEDKANKRKSDLEKADLLAPYAGRERRWIRSYLAGAIYKVRLDNTHPLAYGYPTHYFTMKTDSHRVAYLEDGWNVATIGSSKDLVSGFVGSDIKPLIGETLVAGVMPMGRGKVVCFVDDPVFRGFWKNGELMLANAIFMVGN
- a CDS encoding alpha/beta hydrolase family protein; the protein is MMKETLILPSKSGKDILMDVRGPEVRVDCPVIVFVHGFKGYKDWGAFNLVADFFAEKGFVFVKFNLAWNGTTPEDPTEFTDLDSFGNNNISKELLDIDTVLDYVHGGKIDGVDTENITLMGHSRGGGDVILKTAEDNRVSRAITWATISRVTNFLSRSVLEEMDLKGHVYILNGRTMQEMPIYRQFVEDLVQNAETLDIEKAMGEIRVPVLLCHGTDDEAVSASASELLYEDSSCAELFMLEGANHTFGMKEPWTEKELPDLTKQLVERCLEFIEKG
- a CDS encoding IS5 family transposase, producing MIKTSSSQLSIEGFLDPEIGRLNPENRWVKLANSIPWAELGLVYESKMSTGKGSPCKPARLVIGALIVKHKLNVSDAEAIEQIKENPYLQYFVGLGSFTTEKAFDPSLFTTVRKRLGYGDFNRMSSLLQHEGIRIAEGDRDEGSKDGHSGDAEDDKRVVSCDATVAPQEIPYPTDLGLLATARVQSEKIIDLLWPVARDSGLSKKPRTYRDKAHREYVGATRKKRKGAEFWRVCARRQLNYLERNLRHIDSLIEANKGVIRLKSRFLKILMVLHEIARQQSLMLETGANRVDGRIVNVFQPHVRPIVRGKNGSDTEFGAKLSVSLHEGYSYLDKAQWDAYYEGDAEVIRGHIDSFGERNPEMKLGKFVGDKIYGNRNARQTMSGAGVEFVGSPLGRPPSSPEKIRERKENRTLHQRHRSRAEGKFGEVKRGHGLDKIQARRADTSLSWIACIFFVANLKRFQSEIFFDLVFLSWKYGIWLQDGEKKQEKTVWQNILAG
- a CDS encoding septal ring lytic transglycosylase RlpA family protein, yielding MRHLFVCLLLLLPLASTAQKMTFVQNGVASFYHNKFNGRKTANGEIFSNKKMTAAHLSLPFNTLVRVTNKKNNKSVTVRINDRGPYAKGRIIDLSHVAASRLGFVQDGTAQVRVEVVSSPGGNKPAPVASGGGKSGGKSSGKVTKGGSKKASEPKREFFAIESKQYQPTGFGVQVGSFRELDNIVRLTSGLGGRFGCQILVEVAYVNGHKYYRVSLGTFKTRKRAESVTKGVKSEFPDAFVITFPEKENS